One window of Staphylococcus chromogenes genomic DNA carries:
- a CDS encoding universal stress protein: MYEHVLVPYDFGNSFKNVPEQLKKLTQGASTYKIVIFNVISENELANYVRYQGKHFEDVVQEKKEEMRPFLKTLEDQGLDYQIKFTTGSPTNEIVNEIEGEGYDIVVMSNKRSEVDIKHVLGHVTHKIAKRVNVPVLIIK; the protein is encoded by the coding sequence ATGTATGAACATGTACTTGTCCCATATGATTTTGGAAATAGTTTCAAAAATGTACCAGAACAACTTAAAAAATTAACTCAAGGCGCTTCAACGTATAAAATTGTGATTTTTAATGTCATCTCTGAAAATGAACTTGCCAACTATGTGCGTTACCAAGGCAAACATTTCGAAGATGTCGTTCAAGAGAAAAAAGAAGAAATGCGACCATTTTTAAAAACTTTAGAAGATCAAGGTTTAGATTATCAAATTAAATTTACAACAGGAAGTCCAACAAACGAAATCGTCAATGAAATTGAAGGCGAAGGTTATGATATTGTCGTGATGAGTAATAAACGCTCAGAAGTAGATATCAAGCATGTGTTAGGTCATGTTACACATAAAATCGCCAAACGCGTCAATGTTCCTGTATTGATTATTAAATAA
- a CDS encoding DUF488 domain-containing protein, with protein MKIHTERIYSEKQSQGQRILVDRVWPRGISKSDAHLDHWLKEIGPSQALRKWFNHDAEKFETFKSKYQQELKENQAQKEAFDQLKAIVNDSDDDVILLYGAKDTKHNQAIILKDLLS; from the coding sequence ATGAAGATTCACACTGAACGTATTTATAGTGAAAAGCAATCACAAGGACAACGTATTTTAGTCGACCGCGTATGGCCGAGAGGGATTTCCAAATCAGATGCGCATTTAGATCATTGGCTTAAGGAAATTGGTCCTTCTCAAGCATTAAGAAAATGGTTTAATCATGACGCCGAAAAATTTGAAACATTTAAATCCAAATATCAACAGGAACTCAAAGAAAACCAAGCACAAAAAGAGGCGTTTGATCAATTAAAAGCCATTGTTAATGACAGTGACGACGATGTTATTTTGTTATACGGCGCTAAAGATACAAAACACAACCAAGCAATCATATTAAAAGACTTACTCTCATAA
- a CDS encoding urease subunit gamma has product MNFTQREQDKLMIVVAADLARRRKERGLKLNHPEAVALISYEILEGARDGKSVAELMSYGREILSKEDVMEGVESMVTDIEIEATFPDGTKLVTIHHPIV; this is encoded by the coding sequence ATGAATTTTACACAGCGTGAACAAGATAAATTAATGATTGTTGTTGCTGCTGATTTAGCACGACGACGTAAAGAACGCGGCTTAAAATTAAATCATCCAGAAGCAGTCGCTTTAATTAGTTACGAAATTTTAGAAGGCGCGAGAGACGGTAAGTCTGTCGCTGAATTAATGAGTTACGGTCGAGAAATTTTAAGTAAAGAGGATGTTATGGAAGGTGTCGAATCGATGGTCACAGATATTGAAATCGAAGCGACATTTCCAGATGGTACAAAACTTGTAACCATTCACCATCCAATTGTATAG
- the brnQ gene encoding branched-chain amino acid transport system II carrier protein translates to MKKFVVISGLMLFSLFFGAGNLIFPPMLGHISGDFVWRAMSGFMVTGILLPCLAVIIVAYYNEGVESIGNRIHPIFGVTFAFIVYLTAGAFYGIPRASNVAYEIGVAPILPVQNTFTLVSFAIIFFIVVTFLALYPTRIMDILGKYLTPILLFIIGLLCVLAIVNTHHAPGRAQGKFTSQPVLNGILEGYYTMDVLAALIFSVVIVNQFKGQGITSARHITLRVLQAAMIAAVLLATVYMALAWMGAVTPSSHTIKNGTAILTLQSTQVFGMFGYYLFALIVVLACLTTCVGLITACASFTLHYIPKLGYRRLVLIFSMLGLVFTTFGLNMILSIAEPILLFIYPIAIVLVLVSLINMIFTYRLRWAYILPTMVTMLLSIIQVALTFKIEIPWFTSLYEQIPLASAQLGWLIPFLICMILGLMIDFTLQKRRLPTV, encoded by the coding sequence GTGAAAAAATTTGTAGTAATTTCAGGGTTGATGTTGTTTTCTTTGTTTTTTGGTGCGGGAAATCTCATTTTTCCACCCATGCTCGGTCATATCTCAGGAGATTTCGTTTGGCGTGCCATGTCCGGCTTTATGGTAACAGGAATCTTGTTACCGTGTTTAGCAGTGATTATTGTGGCTTATTATAACGAAGGGGTTGAAAGTATTGGGAACCGGATTCATCCTATCTTTGGCGTGACGTTTGCTTTTATTGTTTATTTAACGGCAGGGGCTTTTTATGGTATCCCAAGAGCGTCGAATGTGGCATATGAAATCGGCGTCGCACCGATTTTACCGGTACAAAATACATTTACGCTTGTAAGTTTTGCCATCATATTTTTTATAGTTGTAACATTTTTAGCGTTGTATCCAACACGTATTATGGATATATTAGGCAAGTATTTAACACCTATCTTACTCTTTATTATCGGTTTATTGTGTGTTTTAGCGATTGTGAATACCCATCATGCTCCAGGGCGTGCACAAGGTAAGTTTACTTCACAACCTGTCTTAAATGGGATTCTTGAAGGATATTATACGATGGATGTTTTAGCGGCTTTGATTTTTTCTGTTGTCATTGTGAATCAGTTTAAAGGGCAAGGGATAACTTCAGCACGACATATCACTCTACGCGTGTTACAAGCGGCGATGATTGCGGCGGTTCTTTTAGCAACAGTATATATGGCTTTAGCTTGGATGGGGGCGGTCACACCAAGTAGTCACACGATTAAAAATGGCACCGCAATTTTAACCTTGCAATCCACACAAGTATTTGGAATGTTTGGCTATTATTTATTTGCATTGATTGTTGTTTTGGCTTGTTTAACGACATGCGTTGGGTTAATTACAGCATGTGCGTCATTTACTTTGCACTATATTCCAAAATTAGGGTATCGTCGACTCGTCTTGATTTTTTCAATGTTAGGATTAGTATTTACAACATTCGGACTAAATATGATTTTGAGTATTGCTGAACCGATTCTATTATTTATCTACCCGATTGCCATCGTCCTTGTATTGGTGTCACTCATTAATATGATTTTTACGTATCGATTGAGATGGGCTTACATCCTTCCGACAATGGTAACGATGCTTTTATCCATCATACAAGTCGCTCTAACCTTTAAAATAGAGATCCCATGGTTCACTTCGCTATATGAACAAATACCATTAGCGTCGGCACAACTCGGCTGGCTCATTCCATTTTTAATATGTATGATTCTCGGCTTGATGATTGATTTTACATTACAAAAGCGACGCTTACCCACTGTATAA
- a CDS encoding DUF554 domain-containing protein, translating to MFGTFYNVIMIVIGSLIGAMLKKGLQEAYHTILMQAMGLVAIGLGINAIVQHLPKSDFPILFIVSLAIGSVIGQMLQLEQRFQIGVARFSKGNLAEGLATAVLLYCIGALSILGPVEAALHGDYTYLLANGTLDGITSIVLASTFGIGIAFSAIAVFLWQGGIYVVALFMKTSLSLSLMNEIQIIGGILILATGLNILGMVKIKTMNMLPALVIPLVFFMLLNLF from the coding sequence ATGTTTGGGACGTTTTATAATGTCATTATGATTGTTATTGGCAGTCTGATTGGCGCAATGTTGAAAAAAGGGTTACAAGAGGCTTACCATACAATATTAATGCAAGCAATGGGACTTGTAGCTATAGGTCTTGGAATAAACGCAATCGTTCAACATTTACCTAAGAGCGACTTTCCTATTTTGTTTATTGTGAGTTTAGCGATAGGCAGTGTGATTGGCCAAATGTTGCAGCTCGAACAACGATTTCAAATAGGCGTCGCACGTTTTTCAAAAGGTAATTTGGCAGAAGGTTTAGCGACCGCTGTCTTACTTTACTGTATTGGGGCGTTGTCCATTTTAGGCCCGGTTGAAGCAGCATTGCATGGTGACTATACATATTTATTAGCTAACGGGACGCTCGATGGTATTACGTCTATTGTGTTAGCTTCAACGTTTGGGATAGGGATTGCTTTTTCCGCTATTGCGGTCTTCCTCTGGCAAGGGGGCATTTATGTGGTGGCGTTGTTTATGAAAACCAGTTTGAGTTTGTCTTTGATGAATGAAATTCAAATTATTGGAGGCATTTTAATTTTAGCAACGGGTCTTAATATTTTAGGAATGGTAAAAATCAAAACCATGAATATGTTGCCGGCATTAGTCATACCACTCGTTTTTTTCATGTTGTTAAATCTTTTCTAA
- a CDS encoding urease subunit beta — MKPGEIIVQSTEIMINEGRENTKIKVKNSGDRPIQVGSHYHFFEANPALDFDREQAYGKHLDIPAGAAVRFEPGDEKEIRLVRYAGDQKIYGFHGEVDGPLDQSRITEPNMKEGSEVK, encoded by the coding sequence ATGAAACCAGGTGAAATTATCGTTCAATCCACTGAAATTATGATTAACGAAGGTAGAGAAAATACAAAAATTAAAGTGAAAAATAGTGGGGACCGCCCAATTCAAGTCGGTTCACATTATCACTTTTTTGAAGCAAACCCAGCATTAGACTTTGACCGTGAACAAGCTTACGGTAAACATTTAGATATTCCAGCAGGGGCGGCTGTCCGCTTTGAACCAGGCGATGAAAAAGAAATCCGTCTCGTACGTTATGCGGGCGATCAAAAAATATACGGATTCCATGGTGAAGTGGACGGACCACTTGATCAATCACGCATTACAGAGCCGAATATGAAAGAGGGGAGTGAAGTCAAATGA
- the ureC gene encoding urease subunit alpha → MSFKMTESQYTSLYGPTVGDSIRLGDTNLFAKVEKDYANYGDEVAFGGGKSIRDGMGQNPNATRDDKRVADLVITNAVIIDHDKVVKGDIGVKNGYIMKIGKAGNPDIMDDVDIIIGASTEIIAAEGNIITAGGIDTHVHFINPEQAEIALESGITTQIGGGTGATEGTKATTVTPGPWHIHRMLQAAEALPINIGFTGKGQAVNPTALIEQIHAGVIGLKVHEDWGATPSALRHALEVADEYDIQIALHADTLNEAGFMEDTMKAIGDKVLHMYHTEGAGGGHAPDLIKAASYPNILPSSTNPTLPYTHNTVDEHLDMVMITHHLNASIPEDVAFADSRIRKETIAAEDVLQDMGVFSMVSSDSQAMGRVGEVITRTWQVAHRMKEQRGPLEGDGEYNDNNRIRRYIAKYTINPAITHGISDYVGSIDEGKLADLVMWDPRFFGVKPALVVKGGLINVAINGDANGSIPTSEPIKYRPMYGQYGGNIQSTSLTFVSQAAYQDGIRRTLDLKRHVRPVKNIRNLSKKDMVNNDALPKLDVDPETYEVFVDGEKITSEAATELPLTQRYFLF, encoded by the coding sequence ATGAGTTTCAAAATGACTGAATCACAATATACAAGCCTATACGGACCGACAGTAGGGGATTCGATTCGTTTAGGAGATACCAATCTTTTTGCGAAAGTTGAAAAAGACTACGCCAACTACGGAGATGAAGTGGCATTTGGTGGTGGTAAATCTATCCGTGATGGTATGGGACAAAATCCAAATGCGACACGAGACGATAAAAGAGTGGCAGATTTAGTCATTACAAATGCAGTCATCATTGACCACGATAAAGTCGTGAAAGGCGACATTGGTGTGAAAAATGGCTACATTATGAAAATTGGTAAAGCCGGCAACCCGGATATTATGGATGATGTCGATATTATCATCGGGGCTTCTACTGAAATTATTGCAGCAGAAGGGAACATCATTACAGCAGGTGGTATCGATACACACGTACATTTTATTAACCCAGAACAAGCAGAAATCGCACTTGAGAGCGGAATCACAACACAAATTGGTGGGGGGACAGGAGCGACTGAAGGCACAAAAGCGACGACAGTTACACCGGGACCATGGCACATTCACCGCATGCTTCAAGCAGCTGAAGCACTACCAATCAATATTGGTTTTACAGGGAAAGGCCAAGCGGTTAACCCTACCGCACTCATCGAACAAATTCATGCAGGTGTCATTGGCTTAAAAGTGCACGAAGACTGGGGTGCAACACCTTCAGCATTACGTCATGCATTAGAAGTAGCGGATGAATATGACATTCAAATCGCGCTTCACGCCGATACCTTAAACGAAGCGGGATTCATGGAAGATACGATGAAAGCTATTGGTGACAAAGTATTGCATATGTATCATACAGAAGGGGCCGGCGGTGGCCACGCACCAGACTTAATTAAAGCGGCATCATACCCTAACATTTTACCTTCTTCAACAAACCCAACATTGCCATATACACACAATACGGTAGATGAACATCTCGACATGGTTATGATTACGCACCACTTAAATGCATCTATTCCAGAAGACGTTGCATTTGCGGATTCACGTATTCGTAAAGAAACGATTGCAGCGGAAGACGTTCTCCAAGATATGGGCGTATTCAGTATGGTAAGTTCAGACTCCCAAGCGATGGGTCGCGTAGGGGAAGTTATTACACGAACTTGGCAAGTCGCACATCGTATGAAAGAACAACGTGGACCGCTAGAAGGTGACGGTGAATATAACGACAACAATCGTATCCGTCGTTACATTGCAAAATATACGATTAATCCTGCGATTACACATGGTATTTCAGATTATGTAGGTTCTATAGACGAAGGCAAATTAGCCGACTTAGTGATGTGGGATCCTCGCTTCTTCGGTGTGAAACCGGCATTAGTCGTAAAAGGCGGACTTATCAATGTTGCGATTAACGGTGATGCGAACGGTTCTATCCCAACATCCGAACCTATTAAATATCGTCCAATGTATGGTCAATACGGTGGCAACATACAAAGTACGTCATTAACATTTGTGTCACAAGCGGCTTATCAAGACGGTATTCGTCGTACACTCGATTTAAAACGTCATGTGCGTCCAGTGAAAAACATCCGAAACCTCTCTAAAAAAGATATGGTGAACAACGACGCACTTCCAAAACTTGATGTAGATCCAGAAACATATGAAGTGTTTGTAGACGGTGAAAAAATCACAAGTGAAGCGGCAACTGAATTACCATTAACACAACGTTACTTCTTATTCTAA
- the yut gene encoding urea transporter has protein sequence MPLSLQTFLKNISQVVLLENVWTGLLILIALWIGDWKVGLAAMIGSLLSLLTAPWFGYTKEEIHSGLAGFNSVLVAIALSIFMIMTWQTLIVSLLAVLLAMPFAKAMQSVLKHIGLPELTMPFVVVTWIVLLMNSQFGFLKSTVKLLPLKHVNAIDLTQPLHPIAAFFNGISQIFLVENVISGILIIVAFFVASRWAGVFVVIANALSLVFVYLLGSDIMSLNHGLFGYNLILGVLALAVTFRQLTFWNRYLMFVLVIVMTPMFYGAIATLFEPFGLPILTLPFVLVTWLLLLAGRNKPEAKHNATQNTEHS, from the coding sequence ATGCCGTTGTCACTTCAAACTTTTTTGAAAAACATTTCTCAAGTGGTGTTACTTGAAAATGTCTGGACAGGATTACTCATTTTAATTGCGTTATGGATTGGAGATTGGAAAGTAGGCTTGGCTGCGATGATTGGAAGTCTTCTCAGTTTACTTACTGCACCGTGGTTCGGCTATACAAAAGAAGAAATTCATTCAGGATTAGCAGGATTTAACAGTGTCCTTGTAGCAATTGCGCTCTCTATTTTTATGATTATGACTTGGCAAACCCTCATCGTGTCACTCCTCGCAGTATTACTTGCGATGCCTTTTGCGAAAGCGATGCAAAGTGTACTGAAGCACATAGGCTTACCTGAATTGACAATGCCATTTGTGGTCGTCACTTGGATTGTGCTCTTAATGAATTCACAGTTTGGCTTTTTAAAAAGCACCGTGAAGTTACTTCCGCTTAAACATGTGAACGCGATTGATTTAACACAACCGTTACATCCGATTGCAGCGTTTTTTAATGGCATTAGTCAAATTTTCTTAGTGGAAAATGTGATTTCAGGAATTCTTATCATCGTAGCCTTTTTCGTCGCTTCTCGATGGGCAGGCGTGTTCGTTGTTATCGCCAATGCGCTTTCCCTCGTATTTGTTTACTTACTTGGTTCAGACATCATGTCACTCAACCATGGCTTATTTGGTTATAACTTGATTTTAGGTGTGCTTGCGCTAGCCGTGACGTTCCGACAACTCACATTTTGGAATCGCTACTTGATGTTTGTGCTTGTCATTGTTATGACACCTATGTTTTATGGGGCAATCGCAACCCTTTTTGAACCGTTCGGTCTTCCGATCTTAACACTTCCATTCGTCCTCGTGACATGGTTGTTACTACTTGCGGGTCGCAACAAACCTGAAGCCAAACATAACGCGACACAAAACACCGAACATTCATGA
- a CDS encoding ABC transporter permease has protein sequence MRYLMNGYVLLALLTILTVCSLFIGVSSVPITALFHLNENQLNVLFASRIPRTVSILIAGSTLALAGLIMQQMMQNKFVSPTTAGTMEWAKLGILISLIFFPAEHILLKLLFAVLLSVAGTFLFVQMVHRIRFKDVIFVPLIGIMLGGIVSSFTTFIALKTNAVQSLGNWMTGNFAVITSGRYEVLYLSIPLLILTYVFANQFTIAGMGRDFSKNLGVNYDVIMNIGLFITATITALVVVTVGTLPFLGLIVPNIVSMFKGDHLKNALPHTAMLGAMFVTFSDIVGRVVVYPYEINIGLTIGIFGTVIFILMLMKGRRHYAQ, from the coding sequence ATGCGTTATTTAATGAATGGTTATGTGTTATTAGCGCTTCTAACAATCCTTACTGTGTGTTCTTTATTTATTGGCGTGAGTAGTGTGCCCATTACAGCGCTCTTTCATCTCAATGAAAACCAACTGAATGTGTTATTTGCAAGTCGAATCCCGAGGACCGTCAGTATTTTAATTGCTGGGAGCACGCTCGCTTTAGCTGGACTGATTATGCAACAAATGATGCAAAATAAATTTGTAAGTCCAACGACGGCAGGCACGATGGAATGGGCGAAATTAGGTATTTTGATTTCATTAATTTTCTTTCCCGCAGAGCATATTCTGCTCAAGTTATTATTTGCTGTTTTATTAAGTGTGGCGGGAACGTTTCTGTTTGTTCAAATGGTGCACCGTATCCGTTTTAAAGATGTCATTTTTGTGCCACTCATTGGCATTATGTTAGGGGGCATTGTTTCGAGTTTTACGACGTTTATCGCGTTAAAAACGAATGCCGTCCAAAGTTTAGGCAACTGGATGACGGGGAACTTTGCAGTGATTACGAGCGGACGGTACGAGGTCTTATATCTCAGCATCCCTTTACTCATCCTGACCTATGTTTTTGCCAATCAATTTACAATTGCAGGCATGGGACGTGATTTTAGTAAAAATCTCGGTGTAAACTATGATGTCATTATGAATATCGGTTTATTTATCACCGCAACGATTACCGCATTGGTTGTCGTGACGGTTGGAACACTTCCCTTCCTTGGTCTCATCGTTCCGAATATTGTTTCAATGTTTAAGGGAGATCATCTTAAAAATGCACTTCCTCATACGGCCATGTTAGGCGCTATGTTTGTGACGTTTTCTGATATCGTGGGCCGTGTCGTCGTTTATCCGTACGAAATTAATATTGGACTGACCATTGGCATATTTGGCACAGTGATTTTTATTTTAATGCTGATGAAAGGACGTCGACATTATGCACAATAA
- a CDS encoding SA1002 family membrane protein — protein sequence MFFFNTLIILILFLVIGYLVGHEEGKLVFLKAIAIGALLVFLSYITILIGSFIVWFPTVLFFGFSESLFQIGLMTMLLSGIIQYIFLKFMSRKIMISDTLITILEYFIQWLLIYFTLYQFIANQLKGLSDIDVHQLFSNILSMDSINIFILPSLLVSWISISMVRMSRKQYQNSKKNES from the coding sequence ATGTTTTTCTTTAATACACTCATTATTTTAATTTTATTTTTAGTTATTGGTTATCTTGTCGGGCATGAAGAAGGGAAATTAGTCTTTTTGAAGGCGATTGCGATTGGAGCGTTACTTGTATTTCTCAGTTATATTACGATACTTATAGGGTCCTTTATCGTTTGGTTTCCAACGGTGCTTTTTTTTGGATTTTCGGAGAGTCTGTTTCAAATCGGCCTTATGACGATGTTATTAAGTGGCATTATTCAATATATCTTTTTAAAATTTATGAGCCGTAAAATTATGATTAGTGATACGCTCATTACGATCCTTGAATATTTTATTCAATGGCTTTTAATATATTTCACGTTGTATCAATTTATTGCCAACCAACTGAAAGGGCTCTCAGATATTGATGTTCACCAATTATTTTCGAATATTTTATCGATGGATAGCATCAATATTTTCATTTTGCCATCGTTACTTGTGAGCTGGATCTCAATCTCTATGGTAAGAATGAGTCGTAAACAATATCAAAATAGCAAGAAAAATGAGTCTTAA
- a CDS encoding DUF2231 domain-containing protein, whose translation MPLHPLLVHFPIALLTFATFLALLAVILKKKDLSFSLALLLIVGMVTGAISYLLGDSGEAYAMQHFNPQHVESLVHLHETFAMLALIVYGLATVIQLGGMWFKNYATYSKWGVLILTIIGFGLLIITGHLGASITYGN comes from the coding sequence ATGCCATTACATCCATTATTAGTACACTTCCCAATCGCATTATTAACATTTGCGACATTTTTGGCACTATTAGCTGTTATTTTGAAGAAAAAAGATTTATCCTTTTCATTAGCACTTTTACTTATCGTAGGGATGGTCACAGGGGCCATTAGTTACTTACTTGGCGATAGCGGAGAAGCATACGCGATGCAACATTTTAATCCACAGCATGTAGAAAGTTTGGTTCACTTACACGAAACGTTCGCAATGTTAGCATTGATTGTTTACGGTTTAGCAACAGTGATCCAACTTGGGGGAATGTGGTTTAAAAACTACGCCACTTATTCAAAATGGGGCGTACTCATTTTAACAATTATCGGATTTGGACTGCTCATCATTACGGGACATCTCGGCGCGAGCATTACTTACGGAAATTAA
- a CDS encoding CobW family GTP-binding protein, translating into MEIVIVTGFLGGGKTSTLNFLIQDTLDQNLKPAVIMNDFGERNVDQHFIHEPIHIKAMTNGCICCTFKKDVAAQLHEIYLEHQPDIIFIECSGLAHPLEVYDACLTPVLTPLIERVRMIGVIDASVYYQKEDYPEDIQTLIKEQTQFCSHLILNKIDLMETEALLNVVNRLEIDYPEIPYLLTQHGEVTLAEMPEQTVIAKEERPKTHGALTQCFHEFNKPIKQSALIEGLKQLEGHVYRVKGFLELEGMDQPCIMQYVPGHLELKPCQLDMPSYLVVIGYELCQTRVNNTFDDIEFAS; encoded by the coding sequence ATGGAGATTGTTATCGTGACCGGTTTTTTAGGTGGCGGCAAAACGTCAACGCTAAACTTTTTGATTCAAGATACTTTGGATCAAAACTTAAAGCCCGCCGTTATTATGAATGATTTTGGCGAACGTAATGTGGACCAACATTTTATTCACGAACCAATACATATTAAAGCAATGACGAACGGCTGTATTTGTTGTACTTTTAAAAAAGATGTCGCTGCACAACTCCATGAAATATATCTTGAACATCAACCAGATATTATTTTCATCGAGTGCAGTGGTCTTGCGCATCCATTAGAAGTTTACGATGCGTGTTTAACACCTGTATTAACACCTCTAATTGAGCGTGTGCGCATGATTGGTGTGATTGATGCATCAGTTTATTATCAAAAAGAGGATTATCCTGAAGATATTCAAACACTTATTAAAGAACAAACGCAATTTTGTAGTCATTTAATTTTGAATAAAATAGATTTAATGGAAACAGAAGCGCTTCTCAACGTGGTTAATCGTTTAGAAATAGATTATCCAGAAATTCCTTATTTGCTCACACAACATGGAGAAGTCACACTCGCAGAAATGCCTGAACAAACCGTGATTGCTAAAGAAGAGCGCCCTAAAACGCATGGGGCATTGACGCAATGTTTCCATGAATTTAATAAACCGATTAAACAATCTGCATTGATTGAAGGACTCAAACAACTTGAAGGTCATGTTTATCGTGTGAAAGGCTTTTTAGAACTGGAAGGCATGGACCAACCCTGCATCATGCAATATGTTCCTGGACATCTTGAACTCAAACCGTGTCAACTGGATATGCCGTCGTATCTCGTTGTCATAGGTTATGAGTTGTGTCAGACGAGAGTGAACAATACGTTTGATGATATTGAATTTGCCTCATAA
- a CDS encoding cation diffusion facilitator family transporter: MARNYYFHHVEHRKSQKSSKKTLWASLIITLFFTIVEFAGGIISNSLALLSDSFHMLSDVVALGLSMVAIYFANRKPTARFTFGYLRFEIIAAFLNGLALALISLWIFYEAIVRIIYPKPVESGLMLVIATIGLIVNIILTLILMRSLKNENNINIQSALWHFLGDLLNSVGVIVAVVLIYFTGIQLIDPILSIVIAVVILRGGYKIMRNAVLILMESVPEHLDTDEIMDDMKQVDQILDVHEFHLWSITTEHYSLSAHVVLDSKNGKDAYETINKLDRLLKEKYGLAHTTLQIEHLEVNHLDEAYFEEIK, encoded by the coding sequence ATGGCAAGAAATTATTATTTCCACCATGTAGAACATCGAAAATCTCAAAAAAGTTCTAAAAAGACGTTATGGGCATCACTCATCATTACACTCTTTTTCACAATTGTAGAATTTGCAGGAGGGATTATTTCTAACTCTCTTGCTTTACTTTCAGATTCATTTCACATGTTGAGTGATGTCGTTGCGCTTGGTTTATCCATGGTGGCCATCTATTTTGCCAACCGTAAACCGACCGCAAGATTCACATTTGGTTATTTACGCTTTGAAATTATCGCAGCCTTTTTAAACGGGTTAGCTTTAGCATTGATTTCGCTTTGGATTTTTTATGAAGCTATCGTGCGCATCATTTATCCAAAACCTGTTGAAAGTGGACTTATGTTGGTCATTGCGACAATTGGTCTGATTGTGAACATTATTTTGACACTCATTTTGATGCGTTCACTCAAAAATGAAAATAACATCAACATTCAAAGTGCATTATGGCATTTTTTAGGCGACTTGTTGAATTCTGTCGGTGTCATTGTCGCGGTGGTGTTAATTTATTTTACGGGTATCCAATTGATTGACCCAATTTTAAGTATAGTGATTGCGGTAGTCATTTTACGCGGGGGCTATAAAATCATGCGAAATGCCGTGTTGATTTTAATGGAATCTGTACCTGAACATTTAGATACAGATGAAATTATGGACGATATGAAACAAGTGGACCAAATTCTAGATGTCCATGAATTTCATCTTTGGTCGATTACGACAGAACACTATTCTTTAAGTGCCCATGTCGTATTAGACAGTAAAAATGGGAAAGATGCTTATGAAACGATCAATAAGTTAGATCGTTTACTCAAAGAAAAATACGGCTTAGCTCATACAACACTTCAAATAGAGCACTTAGAAGTCAATCATCTCGACGAAGCTTATTTTGAAGAAATTAAATAA
- the dcd gene encoding dCTP deaminase: MILSDNDIKAYIQSGALKVTPFYTSHVEPASIDLTLADHFLKPIHPKNGTQKLSEPIQYEDVYQESVVVPAHGFILATTAEYLALPDNLTGFVEGRSSIGRAGLFIQNAGWIDPGFEGAITLELYNANDFPLEIEKGQRICQIVLAETKTTPNHIYAGKYQGQATTTGSRVFRDWMKDGDY; this comes from the coding sequence ATGATTTTGTCTGACAATGACATCAAAGCATATATTCAATCTGGAGCGCTTAAAGTGACGCCTTTTTACACATCACATGTAGAACCGGCCTCTATCGATTTAACGTTAGCAGATCATTTTTTAAAGCCGATACATCCTAAAAATGGAACGCAAAAACTCAGTGAACCAATTCAATATGAAGATGTTTATCAAGAGAGCGTTGTCGTGCCAGCACATGGTTTTATTTTAGCGACAACTGCAGAGTATTTGGCGTTACCTGACAATTTAACAGGATTTGTCGAAGGCCGCAGCTCCATTGGGCGTGCGGGATTATTTATTCAAAATGCAGGTTGGATTGATCCCGGTTTTGAAGGCGCCATTACGTTGGAACTATATAATGCCAACGACTTCCCACTAGAAATTGAAAAAGGTCAACGTATTTGTCAAATTGTGTTAGCTGAAACAAAAACTACGCCAAATCATATCTATGCTGGGAAATATCAAGGACAGGCCACAACCACAGGCAGTCGTGTTTTTAGAGACTGGATGAAGGATGGTGACTATTAA